A DNA window from Purpureocillium takamizusanense chromosome 9, complete sequence contains the following coding sequences:
- a CDS encoding uncharacterized protein (COG:S~EggNog:ENOG503NWAR~BUSCO:EOG09261FAB) codes for MSDPKPPSGLDSELESFRQQWLSDLRTRKADAPPPPPPPPPAQAPPAAPAGRAPHSQHPILPSSSTTASTTASAETAPASSRRAAAPSPTRSRRPAPPQLDAADGGEDDYFQPQSFDDLPSTTGHTLDGSVRPSPQVATASGSRLVSALDHYEEAMEKEAQGSMGDSLKLYRQAYRLDHRVDKRYREKHFPASVPSSSSKPAPALTSTSATAPSSATAAAAQPSPQQAPAAQGEETAAQPLSTPDLIASFAALAIEPLPAHVDGDLPPPCPIAALPSELLVLILADLAAEDPAALATSAALACKRFAYLAATEQRLWRRVALGSRWGFAGMHYRYARTVDWEPVEEDDVVLNPDCLTDGELLDVEERGASGEALVITAEELRRRRAHAQLLLTSSLVPSAAYPSWRDLFRARPRIRFNGCYISTVNYIRTGQMSTNQATWGGAPVHIVTYYRYLRFFRDGSCISLTTTDAPRDVVHHLTRDALLQQRGRLNHHAHHHHHHSHNQAHALPATAAAAAAAPILSHALKGRWRLSASLRRDTAVGPHQHHRRSSAVDAVADPGTDADAEFEGDVFVETEGTSAKYTYKMDLALRSAGKGTRNNKLVWRSFWSYNKLTDDWAEFQLRNDKHFFFSRVRSYGIGE; via the coding sequence ATGTCGGATCCCaagccgccctcgggccTCGACTCGGAGCTCGAGTCCTTTCGGCAGCAGTGGCTCTCCGACCTGCGCACCCGCAAGGCCGatgcccctcctcctcctcctcctcctccaccggcCCAGGCACCTCCCGCCGCACCTGCCGGGCGGGCCCCCCACAGCCAGCACCCGATActgccatcgtcgtcaacgacTGCAAGCACAACAGCATCTGCAGAGACAGCTCCAGCATCGTCacgacgggcggccgccccgtcgcccacgcgcagcaggcggcccgcgccaccgcagctcgacgccgccgacggaggAGAGGATGACTACTTCCAGCCCCAGTCGTTCGACGACCTGCCATCGACCACCGGCCACACCCTCGACGGGTCCGTACGGCCCTCACCGcaggtggcgacggcgtccgGGTCCCGTCTCGTATCGGCCCTAGACCACTATGAGGAGGCTATGGAGAAGGAGGCCCAGGGCAGCATGGGCGATAGTCTCAAGCTGTACCGCCAGGCGTACCGGCTAGACCATCGCGTCGACAAGCGGTATCGCGAGAAGCACTTCCCCGCGTCGgtgccatcgtcgtcctccaaGCCCGCACCGGCATTGACATCGAcatcggcaacggcaccgtcttccgccaccgccgccgccgcccagccgtCTCCCCAgcaggcgccggcagcgcaggGCGAAGAGACGGCCGCCCAACCGCTCTCCACGCCCGACCTCATCGCCTCCTTCgcagccctcgccatcgAGCCGCTCCCGgcgcacgtcgacggcgatcTCCCTCCGCCCTgccccatcgccgccctcccctcggagctcctcgtcctcatcctcgccgacctcgccgccgaagaccccgccgccctggccacctcggccgccctcgcctgcAAGCGCTTCGCctacctcgccgccaccgaacagcgcctttggcggcgcgtcgccctcggctcgCGCTGGGGCTTCGCCGGCATGCACTACCGCTACGCCCGCACCGTCGACTGGGAGCctgtcgaggaggacgacgtcgtGCTGAACCCGGACTGCCTGACCGATGGAGAGCTTctggacgtcgaggagcgcggcgcctccgGCGAGGCCTTGgtcatcaccgccgaggagctgcgccgccgtcgcgcccacgcccagctcctcctcacctcgtcgctcgtcccGTCGGCCGCGTACCCGTCCTGGCGGGACCTCTtccgcgcgcggccgcgcaTCCGCTTCAACGGCTGCTACATCAGCACCGTCAACTACATCCGCACCGGCCAAATGTCCACCAACCAGGCCACCTGGGGCGGCGCCCCCGTCCACATCGTCACCTACTACCGCTACCTGCGCTTCTTCCGCGACGGCTCCTGCATCAGCCTGACCACCACAGACGCGCcccgcgacgtcgtccaTCACCTCACGCGCGATGCCCTACtccagcagcgcgggcggctcAATCACcatgcccatcatcaccatcaccacaGCCACAACCAAGCGCACGCGCtccccgcgacggcggcggctgcggcggctgcccccATCCTGAGCCACGCCCTCAAGGGCCGCTGGCGCCTGTCGGCCTCCTTGCGGCGAgacaccgccgtcggcccccaccagcatcaccgccggtcctccgccgtcgacgccgtcgccgaccccggcaccgatgccgacgccgaatTCGAGGGCGACGTTTTCGTCGAGACCGAGGGCACCAGCGCCAAGTACACGTACAAGATGGACCTCGCGCTTcgcagcgccggcaagggcacGCGCAACAACAAGCTCGTCTGGCGTAGCTTCTGGAGCTACAACAAGCTGACCGACGACTGGGCCGAGTTTCAGCTCCGCAACGATAAGCACTTTTTTTTCAGCCGCGTCCGGAGCTACGGCATCGGCGAGTGA
- a CDS encoding uncharacterized protein (COG:K~EggNog:ENOG503P1AP), whose protein sequence is MEHYLQYAPTKRVTKASLPRKTPVRDYAQPVTTPWVVALPPGSLATLLMGFRAQIMDHKWHVYADGPDPDGRVDVHFVRSWTGNPIVTARIETQRRPEDAQQGEAREDAEPEARIVEITWEADRTRGPFIHTPTEDTARNWVLDVCDWVFGIRLPGQTGEYKSLQICEDDE, encoded by the coding sequence ATGGAGCACTACCTGCAGTACGCGCCCACCAAGCGCGTCACCAAAGCCAGCCTCCCCCGGAAAACCCCCGTCAGAGACTACGCGCAGCCCGTCACCACGCCGTgggtcgtcgccctgccgcccgggagcctggcgacgctgctcatGGGCTTCCGCGCCCAGATCATGGACCACAAGTGGCATGTGTATGCCGACGGCCCCGACCCCGACGGGCGCGTGGACGTGCACTTTGTGCGCAGCTGGACGGGCAACCCAATCGTCACGGCACGCATCGAgacgcagcggcggccagagGACGCCCAGCAAGGAGAGGCAAGGGAGGATGCAGAGCCAGAGGCGCGCATCGTGGAGATTACCTGGGAGGCCGACCGCACCCGTGGGCCGTTCATTCATACCCCGACAGAGGACACTGCCCGGAATTGGGTGCTTGACGTTTGCGACTGGGTCTTTGGCATCCGACTCCCCGGACAGACCGGAGAGTACAAGAGCCTCCAGATCTGCGAGGATGATGAGTAA
- the RLP24 gene encoding ATPase-activating ribosome biosynthesis protein (COG:J~EggNog:ENOG503P1WJ), whose product MRIEPCYFCGRPAYPSKGITFVRNDAKSFRFCRSKCHRNFKMKRNPRKLKWTKAYRRNAGKEMTVDSTLLFGARRNEPVRYDRDLVQKTLAAMERVSEIRARRERVFYKKRMAGKRERELATARKLVAENEHLLPRLRASERKRLEEVAAEEGRDVEELVEESMAAMASKTKVFGAEKKRLRVRDDGGVEEEDDMDMD is encoded by the exons ATGCG TATCGAGCCCTGTTACTTTTGCGGGCGTCCTGCCTACCCGTCCAAGGGCATCACCTTTGTGCGAAACGACG CCAAGTCGTTTCGCTTCTGCCGATCAAAATGCCACCGTAACTTCAAGATGAAGCGCAACCCGCGCAAGCTCAAGTGGACCAAGGCGTACCGCCGCAACGCGGGCAAGGAGATGACGGTCGACAGCACGCTGCTCTtcggggcgcggcgcaacgAGCCGGTCCGCTACGACCGCGACCTCGTGCAGAAGACGCTGGCCGCCATGGAGCGCGTCAGCGAGatccgcgcccgccgcgagcgcgtcTTCTACAAGAAGCGCATGGCCGGcaagcgcgagcgcgagctggccacggcccgcaagctcgtcgccgagaacGAGCacctgctgccgcgcctgcgggccagcgagcgcaagcgcctcgaggaggtggccgccgaggagggccgcgacgtcgaggagctggtcgaggagtccatggccgccatggcctccaAGACGAAGGTCTTTGGcgccgagaagaagaggctGCGGGTGCGGGACGACGGaggcgtcgaggaagaggacgacatggacatggactAG